In Bombus huntii isolate Logan2020A chromosome 9, iyBomHunt1.1, whole genome shotgun sequence, a single window of DNA contains:
- the LOC126869546 gene encoding electrogenic sodium bicarbonate cotransporter 1 isoform X5 has protein sequence MNCNAFGYDSRPWMQPGIGGGGGAAHVGGTGDDEAPKDPGVRITHQSYTEKDFEGHRAHTVYVGVHLPGERRHRRHHKHHHSQRQLGTSSTDKENVDNDRPRQLLMTRRSRLSNICDPDGEMILTPPAQRVQFILGEEVGDDAHESHPLFSEMEELVKDGDEMEWKETARWIKFEEDVEEGGNRWSKPHVATLSLHALFELRSLLLNGTVMLDMEAASLEQIADLVLDNMINKGSLPIEAREKVREALLVRHRHQHERRKDNNMSRLPIIRSLAEIGRNHSSSKNSDCTCGLHALLTSDLQERRDARDAYAPSVARSSSCPNSNTALLSKEAKDLKGPYLLVPVEESNSAPAIAGATSHGSGPALNAGSRFLAIPGNPGQEPGTNGMDRSPSSVSISRNHSSSALENGDANHKGNTHFMRKIPAGAEASNILVGEVDFLDKTLSAFIRLSQAGIMGDLTEVPVPTRFIFVLLGPTGGITGFHEIGRAMATLMSDEVFHDVAYKAKNRNHLLAGIDEFLDAVTVLPPGEWDPAIRIEPPAAIPSQDVRKRPKEEKPKEDLDDEADEQKLREESGLSRTGRLFGGLVNDIKRKVPFYFSDFKDALALQCVASFIFLYFACLSPIITFGGLLSEATGKNMAAMESLVSGFVCGIGYGFFSGQPLTILGSTGPVLVFETIVYEFCKKSDWNYMSFRFWIGSWITLILVILVAIDASAFVCYITRFTEENFATLIAFIFIYKAIENVLSIGKKYPINTHANEPFNYECWCKPPNGSLPSSYDNINWTALDQKTCQSYNGTLVGDGCNLPHYIPDVFLMSIILFMGTFLLSVELKDFKNALFFPSKVRQVVSDFAVIIAIFSMSTLDHFVNIPTPKLEVPEEFKPTLAGRGWMIWPFQSNPWWSAIVACLPALLGTILIFMDQQITAVIVNRKENKLKARCGYHLDLFVLAILIEICSVMGLPWFVAATVLSINHVNSLKLESECAAPGEKPQFLGVREQRVTHILIFLMIGCSVLLTPMLRHIPMPVLFGVFLYMGVASLKGLQFFDRILIMLMPVKYQPDYMFLRQVPLKRVHLFTTIQLTCLACLWIIKSFSSTSILFPLMLVVMIGIRKSLDLLFTQRELKILDDVMPEPSRKHAEDLRQLESGEEQNESMAYGPSGNIQISLANGNIMKIPMASINISEEVNKTGIWQQVNEGNEKTKQVKLINAGKQKKHSKKENLLMADETTRLTTMTEEDEDDSGISIKVTNVFNDEKQYPTFEMTLFLR, from the exons ATGAACTGTAACGCCTTCGGGTACGATTCGAG acCGTGGATGCAGCCAGGTATCGGAGGCGGAGGTGGCGCGGCCCACGTAGGTGGGACAGGTGACGACGAGGCTCCGAAAGATCCCGGTGTTCGGATCACTCATCAATCTTACACCGAGAAAGACTTTGAAG GTCACAGAGCGCACACGGTATATGTGGGCGTGCATCTACCAGGCGAAAGGAGACATCGTCGTCATCACAAGCACCATCATTCTCAACGTCAGTTGGGAACAAGCAGTACCGATAAGGAGAATGTCGACAACGATAGGCCCA GACAATTGCTGATGACTCGAAGGAGTCGACTATCTAATATCTGCGATCCCGACGGCGAGATGATAC TTACACCGCCAGCCCAGAGGGTGCAGTTTATTCTGGGCGAGGAAGTCGGCGACGATGCACACGAGTCCCACCCCCTCTTCTCCGAGATGGAGGAGCTCGTCAAGGATGGTGACGAGATGGAATGGAAGGAAACGGCCAG GTGGATTAAGTTCGAGGAAGACGTGGAGGAGGGTGGAAATAGGTGGAGCAAACCTCACGTAGCGACGCTCTCGCTGCACGCTCTCTTCGAGCTGAGGAGCCTGCTGTTAAATGGAACTGTGATGTTGGACATGGAGGCGGCGAGTTTGGAACAAATCGCCGATTTGGTACTCGATAACATGATCAACAAGGGCTCCTTACCGATCGAGGCGAGAGAAAAG GTCAGGGAAGCTCTTCTGGTGAGGCATCGGCATCAACACGAGAGACGCAAGGATAACAACATGTCCAGGCTACCAATTATCAGATCCTTGGCCGAAATAGGTCGAAATCATTCCTCTTCGAAGA ATTCCGACTGTACTTGTGGTTTGCATGCGTTGTTGACGTCAGATTTACAGGAGCGTCGCGACGCTAGGGACGCCTACGCTCCCTCCGTCGCTCGCAGTAGCAGTTGCCCGAATTCGAATACGGCTCTGCTTTCGAAAGAAGCGAAAGATCTGAAAGGACCGTACCTTCTAGTTCCAG TGGAGGAATCGAATTCTGCCCCGGCGATCGCCGGCGCTACAAGTCACGGCAGTGGGCCAGCGCTGAATGCCGGTAGCCGCTTCCTTGCCATACCCGGTAATCCCG GCCAAGAACCAGGCACCAACGGGATGGATCGAAGTCCAAGCAGCGTGTCAATTAGCCGAAATCACAGTTCGTCCGCCTTAGAAAACGGAGACGCAAATCACAAG GGTAATACTCATTTTATGCGGAAAATACCAGCTGGAGCCGAGGCGAGCAACATTCTCGTAGGAGAAGTCGATTTTTTAGATAAAACGCTGTCAGCCTTTATTCGGCTAAGCCAGGCGGGAATAATGGGTGACTTAACGGAAGTTCCTGTGCCAACAAGATTTATATTTGTCCTGCTCGGACCTACG GGTGGAATCACAGGTTTCCACGAGATTGGCCGTGCCATGGCTACGCTGATGTCCGACGAGGTCTTCCACGACGTGGCGTACAAGGCCAAGAACAGAAATCATCTACTTGCAGGAATCGACGAGTTTTTAGACGCTGTTACGGTTCTACCGCCAGGAGAATGGGACCCTGCGATCAGAATAGAACCGCCTGCTGCTATTCCTTCGCAG GATGTAAGGAAGCGGCCAAAAGAAGAGAAACCGAAGGAAGACCTAGACGACGAAGCAGACGAGCAAAAGTTGAGGGAAGAATCCGGTCTCTCGAGAACTGGCAGGCTTTTCGGTGGCTTGGTAAACGACATAAAGAGAAAAGTTCCGTTTTATTTTTCCGACTTCAAGGACGCGTTAGCTCTTCAATGCGTAGCCTCTTTTATCTTCCTGTATTTTGCCTGCCTCTCGCCTATAATTACATTCGGTGGTTTGCTAAGCGAAGCCACAGGCAAAAATATGGCCGCCATGGAGTCGCTCGTTTCCGGTTTCGTTTGCGGCATCGGATATGGATTTTTCTCCGGTCAACCTCTCACCATTCTCGGTTCCACCGGCCCGGTCTTAGTCTTCGAGACGATAGTCTACGAATTTTGCAA GAAATCAGATTGGAACTACATGTCATTCCGCTTCTGGATCGGCTCGTGGATAACACTGATTCTGGTAATCCTCGTGGCCATCGACGCTAGCGCTTTCGTGTGCTACATCACGCGGTTCACGGAGGAAAACTTCGCCACTCTGATCGCGTTTATCTTCATTTACAAG GCCATCGAAAACGTATTGTCCATCGGCAAAAAGTATCCTATAAATACTCATGCGAACGAACCGTTCAACTACGAGTGTTGGTGCAAGCCGCCGAATGGCAGCCTACCGTCTAGCTACGACAACATTAATTGGACGGCGCTCGATCAAAAAACATGCCAG AGTTACAACGGCACGCTGGTGGGCGATGGTTGCAACCTACCGCACTACATACCCGATGTGTTCCTCATGTCAATTATACTATTCATGGGCACATTCTTGCTATCCGTCGAGCTCAAAGATTTCAAGAACGCTCTCTTCTTTCCATCAAAG GTCAGACAGGTGGTCAGTGATTTTGCGGTGATCATCGCGATATTTTCGATGAGCACGCTCGACCATTTCGTGAATATTCCAACGCCCAAGCTCGAAGTACCGGAGGAATTCAAGCCGACGTTGGCCGGTCGGGGATGGATGATCTGGCCTTTCCAAAGCAATCCATGGTGGAGCGCCATCGTCGCGTGTCTGCCAGCTCTCTTAGGCACTATACTGATTTTTATGGATCAACAAATTACGGCCGTGATAGTCAATAGGAAAGAGAACAAATTAAAGGCAA GATGCGGCTATCATTTGGATCTGTTCGTCCTTGCGATCCTGATAGAAATTTGCTCGGTGATGGGACTGCCCTGGTTCGTCGCGGCAACGGTGCTCTCGATCAATCACGTGAATTCGTTGAAGCTGGAATCGGAATGTGCCGCGCCAGGTGAAAAACCGCAGTTCCTCGGTGTCCGCGAACAGCGTGTTACAcacattttaatttttttgatGATCGGCTGCTCGGTTCTGCTCACGCCAATGCTGAGACACATACCGATGCCGGTGCTGTTTGGAGTTTTCCTCTACATGGGAGTTGCTTCGTTGAAGGGACTTCAATTTTTCGACAGAATTTTAATCATGCTGATGCCGGTTAAATACCAACCTGACTATATGTTCCTTCGGCAg GTACCACTGAAACGCGTTCATCTGTTTACAACGATACAGTTGACTTGTTTAGCCTGCTTGTGGATCATCAAATCTTTCAGCAGCACCTCCATCCTGTTTCCTTTGATG tTGGTGGTGATGATTGGGATACGAAAGTCCTTAGACTTGTTGTTCACTCAACGCGAGTTAAAGATCTTGGACGATGTAATGCCGGAACCAAGCAGGAAACACGCCGAAGATCTACGACAACTGGAGAGCGGCGAG GAACAGAACGAGTCTATGGCATACGGACCGTCGGGAAACATACAGATTTCGTTAGCGAACGGCAACATTATGAAGATCCCAATGGCGAGCATCAATATCAGCGAAGAGGTGAATAAAACCGGGATTTGGCAACAAGTGAACGAAGGCAACGAGAAAACGAAACAAGTGAAACTTATCAA CGCGGGAAAGCAGAAGAAGCACTCGAAGAAGGAAAACCTGTTGATGGCTGACGAGACTACGAGGCTGACTACGATGACCGAAGAGGACGAAGATGACAGTGGAATCTCTATCAAGGTGACAAAC
- the LOC126869546 gene encoding sodium-driven chloride bicarbonate exchanger isoform X15 has protein sequence MNCNAFGYDSRPWMQPGIGGGGGAAHVGGTGDDEAPKDPGVRITHQSYTEKDFEGHRAHTVYVGVHLPGERRHRRHHKHHHSQRQLGTSSTDKENVDNDRPRQLLMTRRSRLSNICDPDGEMILTPPAQRVQFILGEEVGDDAHESHPLFSEMEELVKDGDEMEWKETARWIKFEEDVEEGGNRWSKPHVATLSLHALFELRSLLLNGTVMLDMEAASLEQIADLVLDNMINKGSLPIEAREKVREALLVRHRHQHERRKDNNMSRLPIIRSLAEIGRNHSSSKMEESNSAPAIAGATSHGSGPALNAGSRFLAIPGQEPGTNGMDRSPSSVSISRNHSSSALENGDANHKGNTHFMRKIPAGAEASNILVGEVDFLDKTLSAFIRLSQAGIMGDLTEVPVPTRFIFVLLGPTGGITGFHEIGRAMATLMSDEVFHDVAYKAKNRNHLLAGIDEFLDAVTVLPPGEWDPAIRIEPPAAIPSQDVRKRPKEEKPKEDLDDEADEQKLREESGLSRTGRLFGGLVNDIKRKVPFYFSDFKDALALQCVASFIFLYFACLSPIITFGGLLSEATGKNMAAMESLVSGFVCGIGYGFFSGQPLTILGSTGPVLVFETIVYEFCKKSDWNYMSFRFWIGSWITLILVILVAIDASAFVCYITRFTEENFATLIAFIFIYKAIENVLSIGKKYPINTHANEPFNYECWCKPPNGSLPSSYDNINWTALDQKTCQSYNGTLVGDGCNLPHYIPDVFLMSIILFMGTFLLSVELKDFKNALFFPSKVRQVVSDFAVIIAIFSMSTLDHFVNIPTPKLEVPEEFKPTLAGRGWMIWPFQSNPWWSAIVACLPALLGTILIFMDQQITAVIVNRKENKLKARCGYHLDLFVLAILIEICSVMGLPWFVAATVLSINHVNSLKLESECAAPGEKPQFLGVREQRVTHILIFLMIGCSVLLTPMLRHIPMPVLFGVFLYMGVASLKGLQFFDRILIMLMPVKYQPDYMFLRQVPLKRVHLFTTIQLTCLACLWIIKSFSSTSILFPLMLVVMIGIRKSLDLLFTQRELKILDDVMPEPSRKHAEDLRQLESGEEQNESMAYGPSGNIQISLANGNIMKIPMASINISEEVNKTGIWQQVNEGNEKTKQVKLINAGKQKKHSKKENLLMADETTRLTTMTEEDEDDSGISIKVTNVDLIRSKESISPLTINGTTSAETSV, from the exons ATGAACTGTAACGCCTTCGGGTACGATTCGAG acCGTGGATGCAGCCAGGTATCGGAGGCGGAGGTGGCGCGGCCCACGTAGGTGGGACAGGTGACGACGAGGCTCCGAAAGATCCCGGTGTTCGGATCACTCATCAATCTTACACCGAGAAAGACTTTGAAG GTCACAGAGCGCACACGGTATATGTGGGCGTGCATCTACCAGGCGAAAGGAGACATCGTCGTCATCACAAGCACCATCATTCTCAACGTCAGTTGGGAACAAGCAGTACCGATAAGGAGAATGTCGACAACGATAGGCCCA GACAATTGCTGATGACTCGAAGGAGTCGACTATCTAATATCTGCGATCCCGACGGCGAGATGATAC TTACACCGCCAGCCCAGAGGGTGCAGTTTATTCTGGGCGAGGAAGTCGGCGACGATGCACACGAGTCCCACCCCCTCTTCTCCGAGATGGAGGAGCTCGTCAAGGATGGTGACGAGATGGAATGGAAGGAAACGGCCAG GTGGATTAAGTTCGAGGAAGACGTGGAGGAGGGTGGAAATAGGTGGAGCAAACCTCACGTAGCGACGCTCTCGCTGCACGCTCTCTTCGAGCTGAGGAGCCTGCTGTTAAATGGAACTGTGATGTTGGACATGGAGGCGGCGAGTTTGGAACAAATCGCCGATTTGGTACTCGATAACATGATCAACAAGGGCTCCTTACCGATCGAGGCGAGAGAAAAG GTCAGGGAAGCTCTTCTGGTGAGGCATCGGCATCAACACGAGAGACGCAAGGATAACAACATGTCCAGGCTACCAATTATCAGATCCTTGGCCGAAATAGGTCGAAATCATTCCTCTTCGAAGA TGGAGGAATCGAATTCTGCCCCGGCGATCGCCGGCGCTACAAGTCACGGCAGTGGGCCAGCGCTGAATGCCGGTAGCCGCTTCCTTGCCATACCCG GCCAAGAACCAGGCACCAACGGGATGGATCGAAGTCCAAGCAGCGTGTCAATTAGCCGAAATCACAGTTCGTCCGCCTTAGAAAACGGAGACGCAAATCACAAG GGTAATACTCATTTTATGCGGAAAATACCAGCTGGAGCCGAGGCGAGCAACATTCTCGTAGGAGAAGTCGATTTTTTAGATAAAACGCTGTCAGCCTTTATTCGGCTAAGCCAGGCGGGAATAATGGGTGACTTAACGGAAGTTCCTGTGCCAACAAGATTTATATTTGTCCTGCTCGGACCTACG GGTGGAATCACAGGTTTCCACGAGATTGGCCGTGCCATGGCTACGCTGATGTCCGACGAGGTCTTCCACGACGTGGCGTACAAGGCCAAGAACAGAAATCATCTACTTGCAGGAATCGACGAGTTTTTAGACGCTGTTACGGTTCTACCGCCAGGAGAATGGGACCCTGCGATCAGAATAGAACCGCCTGCTGCTATTCCTTCGCAG GATGTAAGGAAGCGGCCAAAAGAAGAGAAACCGAAGGAAGACCTAGACGACGAAGCAGACGAGCAAAAGTTGAGGGAAGAATCCGGTCTCTCGAGAACTGGCAGGCTTTTCGGTGGCTTGGTAAACGACATAAAGAGAAAAGTTCCGTTTTATTTTTCCGACTTCAAGGACGCGTTAGCTCTTCAATGCGTAGCCTCTTTTATCTTCCTGTATTTTGCCTGCCTCTCGCCTATAATTACATTCGGTGGTTTGCTAAGCGAAGCCACAGGCAAAAATATGGCCGCCATGGAGTCGCTCGTTTCCGGTTTCGTTTGCGGCATCGGATATGGATTTTTCTCCGGTCAACCTCTCACCATTCTCGGTTCCACCGGCCCGGTCTTAGTCTTCGAGACGATAGTCTACGAATTTTGCAA GAAATCAGATTGGAACTACATGTCATTCCGCTTCTGGATCGGCTCGTGGATAACACTGATTCTGGTAATCCTCGTGGCCATCGACGCTAGCGCTTTCGTGTGCTACATCACGCGGTTCACGGAGGAAAACTTCGCCACTCTGATCGCGTTTATCTTCATTTACAAG GCCATCGAAAACGTATTGTCCATCGGCAAAAAGTATCCTATAAATACTCATGCGAACGAACCGTTCAACTACGAGTGTTGGTGCAAGCCGCCGAATGGCAGCCTACCGTCTAGCTACGACAACATTAATTGGACGGCGCTCGATCAAAAAACATGCCAG AGTTACAACGGCACGCTGGTGGGCGATGGTTGCAACCTACCGCACTACATACCCGATGTGTTCCTCATGTCAATTATACTATTCATGGGCACATTCTTGCTATCCGTCGAGCTCAAAGATTTCAAGAACGCTCTCTTCTTTCCATCAAAG GTCAGACAGGTGGTCAGTGATTTTGCGGTGATCATCGCGATATTTTCGATGAGCACGCTCGACCATTTCGTGAATATTCCAACGCCCAAGCTCGAAGTACCGGAGGAATTCAAGCCGACGTTGGCCGGTCGGGGATGGATGATCTGGCCTTTCCAAAGCAATCCATGGTGGAGCGCCATCGTCGCGTGTCTGCCAGCTCTCTTAGGCACTATACTGATTTTTATGGATCAACAAATTACGGCCGTGATAGTCAATAGGAAAGAGAACAAATTAAAGGCAA GATGCGGCTATCATTTGGATCTGTTCGTCCTTGCGATCCTGATAGAAATTTGCTCGGTGATGGGACTGCCCTGGTTCGTCGCGGCAACGGTGCTCTCGATCAATCACGTGAATTCGTTGAAGCTGGAATCGGAATGTGCCGCGCCAGGTGAAAAACCGCAGTTCCTCGGTGTCCGCGAACAGCGTGTTACAcacattttaatttttttgatGATCGGCTGCTCGGTTCTGCTCACGCCAATGCTGAGACACATACCGATGCCGGTGCTGTTTGGAGTTTTCCTCTACATGGGAGTTGCTTCGTTGAAGGGACTTCAATTTTTCGACAGAATTTTAATCATGCTGATGCCGGTTAAATACCAACCTGACTATATGTTCCTTCGGCAg GTACCACTGAAACGCGTTCATCTGTTTACAACGATACAGTTGACTTGTTTAGCCTGCTTGTGGATCATCAAATCTTTCAGCAGCACCTCCATCCTGTTTCCTTTGATG tTGGTGGTGATGATTGGGATACGAAAGTCCTTAGACTTGTTGTTCACTCAACGCGAGTTAAAGATCTTGGACGATGTAATGCCGGAACCAAGCAGGAAACACGCCGAAGATCTACGACAACTGGAGAGCGGCGAG GAACAGAACGAGTCTATGGCATACGGACCGTCGGGAAACATACAGATTTCGTTAGCGAACGGCAACATTATGAAGATCCCAATGGCGAGCATCAATATCAGCGAAGAGGTGAATAAAACCGGGATTTGGCAACAAGTGAACGAAGGCAACGAGAAAACGAAACAAGTGAAACTTATCAA CGCGGGAAAGCAGAAGAAGCACTCGAAGAAGGAAAACCTGTTGATGGCTGACGAGACTACGAGGCTGACTACGATGACCGAAGAGGACGAAGATGACAGTGGAATCTCTATCAAGGTGACAAAC
- the LOC126869546 gene encoding electrogenic sodium bicarbonate cotransporter 1 isoform X1 yields MNCNAFGYDSRPWMQPGIGGGGGAAHVGGTGDDEAPKDPGVRITHQSYTEKDFEGHRAHTVYVGVHLPGERRHRRHHKHHHSQRQLGTSSTDKENVDNDRPRQLLMTRRSRLSNICDPDGEMILTPPAQRVQFILGEEVGDDAHESHPLFSEMEELVKDGDEMEWKETARWIKFEEDVEEGGNRWSKPHVATLSLHALFELRSLLLNGTVMLDMEAASLEQIADLVLDNMINKGSLPIEAREKVREALLVRHRHQHERRKDNNMSRLPIIRSLAEIGRNHSSSKNSDCTCGLHALLTSDLQERRDARDAYAPSVARSSSCPNSNTALLSKEAKDLKGPYLLVPVEESNSAPAIAGATSHGSGPALNAGSRFLAIPGNPGQEPGTNGMDRSPSSVSISRNHSSSALENGDANHKGNTHFMRKIPAGAEASNILVGEVDFLDKTLSAFIRLSQAGIMGDLTEVPVPTRFIFVLLGPTGGITGFHEIGRAMATLMSDEVFHDVAYKAKNRNHLLAGIDEFLDAVTVLPPGEWDPAIRIEPPAAIPSQDVRKRPKEEKPKEDLDDEADEQKLREESGLSRTGRLFGGLVNDIKRKVPFYFSDFKDALALQCVASFIFLYFACLSPIITFGGLLSEATGKNMAAMESLVSGFVCGIGYGFFSGQPLTILGSTGPVLVFETIVYEFCKKSDWNYMSFRFWIGSWITLILVILVAIDASAFVCYITRFTEENFATLIAFIFIYKAIENVLSIGKKYPINTHANEPFNYECWCKPPNGSLPSSYDNINWTALDQKTCQSYNGTLVGDGCNLPHYIPDVFLMSIILFMGTFLLSVELKDFKNALFFPSKVRQVVSDFAVIIAIFSMSTLDHFVNIPTPKLEVPEEFKPTLAGRGWMIWPFQSNPWWSAIVACLPALLGTILIFMDQQITAVIVNRKENKLKARCGYHLDLFVLAILIEICSVMGLPWFVAATVLSINHVNSLKLESECAAPGEKPQFLGVREQRVTHILIFLMIGCSVLLTPMLRHIPMPVLFGVFLYMGVASLKGLQFFDRILIMLMPVKYQPDYMFLRQVPLKRVHLFTTIQLTCLACLWIIKSFSSTSILFPLMLVVMIGIRKSLDLLFTQRELKILDDVMPEPSRKHAEDLRQLESGEEQNESMAYGPSGNIQISLANGNIMKIPMASINISEEVNKTGIWQQVNEGNEKTKQVKLINAGKQKKHSKKENLLMADETTRLTTMTEEDEDDSGISIKVTNVDLIRSKESISPLTINGTTSAETSV; encoded by the exons ATGAACTGTAACGCCTTCGGGTACGATTCGAG acCGTGGATGCAGCCAGGTATCGGAGGCGGAGGTGGCGCGGCCCACGTAGGTGGGACAGGTGACGACGAGGCTCCGAAAGATCCCGGTGTTCGGATCACTCATCAATCTTACACCGAGAAAGACTTTGAAG GTCACAGAGCGCACACGGTATATGTGGGCGTGCATCTACCAGGCGAAAGGAGACATCGTCGTCATCACAAGCACCATCATTCTCAACGTCAGTTGGGAACAAGCAGTACCGATAAGGAGAATGTCGACAACGATAGGCCCA GACAATTGCTGATGACTCGAAGGAGTCGACTATCTAATATCTGCGATCCCGACGGCGAGATGATAC TTACACCGCCAGCCCAGAGGGTGCAGTTTATTCTGGGCGAGGAAGTCGGCGACGATGCACACGAGTCCCACCCCCTCTTCTCCGAGATGGAGGAGCTCGTCAAGGATGGTGACGAGATGGAATGGAAGGAAACGGCCAG GTGGATTAAGTTCGAGGAAGACGTGGAGGAGGGTGGAAATAGGTGGAGCAAACCTCACGTAGCGACGCTCTCGCTGCACGCTCTCTTCGAGCTGAGGAGCCTGCTGTTAAATGGAACTGTGATGTTGGACATGGAGGCGGCGAGTTTGGAACAAATCGCCGATTTGGTACTCGATAACATGATCAACAAGGGCTCCTTACCGATCGAGGCGAGAGAAAAG GTCAGGGAAGCTCTTCTGGTGAGGCATCGGCATCAACACGAGAGACGCAAGGATAACAACATGTCCAGGCTACCAATTATCAGATCCTTGGCCGAAATAGGTCGAAATCATTCCTCTTCGAAGA ATTCCGACTGTACTTGTGGTTTGCATGCGTTGTTGACGTCAGATTTACAGGAGCGTCGCGACGCTAGGGACGCCTACGCTCCCTCCGTCGCTCGCAGTAGCAGTTGCCCGAATTCGAATACGGCTCTGCTTTCGAAAGAAGCGAAAGATCTGAAAGGACCGTACCTTCTAGTTCCAG TGGAGGAATCGAATTCTGCCCCGGCGATCGCCGGCGCTACAAGTCACGGCAGTGGGCCAGCGCTGAATGCCGGTAGCCGCTTCCTTGCCATACCCGGTAATCCCG GCCAAGAACCAGGCACCAACGGGATGGATCGAAGTCCAAGCAGCGTGTCAATTAGCCGAAATCACAGTTCGTCCGCCTTAGAAAACGGAGACGCAAATCACAAG GGTAATACTCATTTTATGCGGAAAATACCAGCTGGAGCCGAGGCGAGCAACATTCTCGTAGGAGAAGTCGATTTTTTAGATAAAACGCTGTCAGCCTTTATTCGGCTAAGCCAGGCGGGAATAATGGGTGACTTAACGGAAGTTCCTGTGCCAACAAGATTTATATTTGTCCTGCTCGGACCTACG GGTGGAATCACAGGTTTCCACGAGATTGGCCGTGCCATGGCTACGCTGATGTCCGACGAGGTCTTCCACGACGTGGCGTACAAGGCCAAGAACAGAAATCATCTACTTGCAGGAATCGACGAGTTTTTAGACGCTGTTACGGTTCTACCGCCAGGAGAATGGGACCCTGCGATCAGAATAGAACCGCCTGCTGCTATTCCTTCGCAG GATGTAAGGAAGCGGCCAAAAGAAGAGAAACCGAAGGAAGACCTAGACGACGAAGCAGACGAGCAAAAGTTGAGGGAAGAATCCGGTCTCTCGAGAACTGGCAGGCTTTTCGGTGGCTTGGTAAACGACATAAAGAGAAAAGTTCCGTTTTATTTTTCCGACTTCAAGGACGCGTTAGCTCTTCAATGCGTAGCCTCTTTTATCTTCCTGTATTTTGCCTGCCTCTCGCCTATAATTACATTCGGTGGTTTGCTAAGCGAAGCCACAGGCAAAAATATGGCCGCCATGGAGTCGCTCGTTTCCGGTTTCGTTTGCGGCATCGGATATGGATTTTTCTCCGGTCAACCTCTCACCATTCTCGGTTCCACCGGCCCGGTCTTAGTCTTCGAGACGATAGTCTACGAATTTTGCAA GAAATCAGATTGGAACTACATGTCATTCCGCTTCTGGATCGGCTCGTGGATAACACTGATTCTGGTAATCCTCGTGGCCATCGACGCTAGCGCTTTCGTGTGCTACATCACGCGGTTCACGGAGGAAAACTTCGCCACTCTGATCGCGTTTATCTTCATTTACAAG GCCATCGAAAACGTATTGTCCATCGGCAAAAAGTATCCTATAAATACTCATGCGAACGAACCGTTCAACTACGAGTGTTGGTGCAAGCCGCCGAATGGCAGCCTACCGTCTAGCTACGACAACATTAATTGGACGGCGCTCGATCAAAAAACATGCCAG AGTTACAACGGCACGCTGGTGGGCGATGGTTGCAACCTACCGCACTACATACCCGATGTGTTCCTCATGTCAATTATACTATTCATGGGCACATTCTTGCTATCCGTCGAGCTCAAAGATTTCAAGAACGCTCTCTTCTTTCCATCAAAG GTCAGACAGGTGGTCAGTGATTTTGCGGTGATCATCGCGATATTTTCGATGAGCACGCTCGACCATTTCGTGAATATTCCAACGCCCAAGCTCGAAGTACCGGAGGAATTCAAGCCGACGTTGGCCGGTCGGGGATGGATGATCTGGCCTTTCCAAAGCAATCCATGGTGGAGCGCCATCGTCGCGTGTCTGCCAGCTCTCTTAGGCACTATACTGATTTTTATGGATCAACAAATTACGGCCGTGATAGTCAATAGGAAAGAGAACAAATTAAAGGCAA GATGCGGCTATCATTTGGATCTGTTCGTCCTTGCGATCCTGATAGAAATTTGCTCGGTGATGGGACTGCCCTGGTTCGTCGCGGCAACGGTGCTCTCGATCAATCACGTGAATTCGTTGAAGCTGGAATCGGAATGTGCCGCGCCAGGTGAAAAACCGCAGTTCCTCGGTGTCCGCGAACAGCGTGTTACAcacattttaatttttttgatGATCGGCTGCTCGGTTCTGCTCACGCCAATGCTGAGACACATACCGATGCCGGTGCTGTTTGGAGTTTTCCTCTACATGGGAGTTGCTTCGTTGAAGGGACTTCAATTTTTCGACAGAATTTTAATCATGCTGATGCCGGTTAAATACCAACCTGACTATATGTTCCTTCGGCAg GTACCACTGAAACGCGTTCATCTGTTTACAACGATACAGTTGACTTGTTTAGCCTGCTTGTGGATCATCAAATCTTTCAGCAGCACCTCCATCCTGTTTCCTTTGATG tTGGTGGTGATGATTGGGATACGAAAGTCCTTAGACTTGTTGTTCACTCAACGCGAGTTAAAGATCTTGGACGATGTAATGCCGGAACCAAGCAGGAAACACGCCGAAGATCTACGACAACTGGAGAGCGGCGAG GAACAGAACGAGTCTATGGCATACGGACCGTCGGGAAACATACAGATTTCGTTAGCGAACGGCAACATTATGAAGATCCCAATGGCGAGCATCAATATCAGCGAAGAGGTGAATAAAACCGGGATTTGGCAACAAGTGAACGAAGGCAACGAGAAAACGAAACAAGTGAAACTTATCAA CGCGGGAAAGCAGAAGAAGCACTCGAAGAAGGAAAACCTGTTGATGGCTGACGAGACTACGAGGCTGACTACGATGACCGAAGAGGACGAAGATGACAGTGGAATCTCTATCAAGGTGACAAAC